The region CGAATGTGCAGTAGGAACCGGTTAACGCGAAACCAATTCTCTTGCCCTTCATTTTACCTCTCCTCCGGTAGATTTTCTATGATTATGCGCGGCAATACCCGCCCCAAAATGTGCCCGGCGGTCTCGGGAGTGAACTTCCCCGGCAGACTCGGAGCCAGTATGGCGGTGCGACCTAGCTTCTTGGCGGCCTGATAGTCGACGCCTCCGGCGCCGGAAGCTATATCGATAAGGACACTGTCTCGGCGCATACAGACTAGCACGTCTTCCGTAAACACCAGAGCGGGCACTGTGTTAAAGAGGAAGTCATAACTGCCAAGTCCGCGCGACATATCGCCGATATGTTGCGGGCTGTGTCCTGCTGCGAAAGCTTGGGCCAGCGCCCCCGTCTGTCTGGCTGCCACCGTAACGTGCGCTCCCATGCCTTTAAGGAGCGCGGCAAGGGTGATGCCGCAGCGGCCGTAGCCTACTACCAGTGCTCGGCTACCGTGAACTGTTTTGACCGCCCTATCTTGCGCTAGGCGCACGGCACCTTCCGCCGTGGGCACAGAGTTTAGGTAGGCTAGCTCGTCGTCTGCGCCGATTTCGCAGATTCGCCAACCATTGACGGCACCTAACTCACGCAACTGTGGCCTTGCCACTCCCGTCAGCACTAATAGACCGCGTGAGGACAGCGTGTGGTCTAGGACGAGCGGCGCGTCGTCGTAATACGATTGCACGCGGCCTTTGGCATCCATACCTGCCATCGGCAGGAGCAAAGCGTGACACGCCCTAATGCCTGCGAGCAAGTCCACCGGAACAACGTCCAGATAACAGGGAAGGCGCGTGAGTCCCACTGCTAGGATTTTTGCGCCTGCCTGCAGCAAACTCGGCAAATAGTACTCAGTTCTTCTATCACCGCCGACAATTGTAATTGCTAGACCCGCCAGCACAGCGCTCATAGGTTCTCCTCCCTTTTGGCGTCTACCACCACTATATGACAGCCAGTGGGAGATGGTGAAATTGAAGAGGCCTGTAAGTTTGGCTTACAAGCCTCTACGACCCACGTCGATGATGATCATATCCTGGCCGACCTTCTTTACGGAGTGCCACGAGAGCGTTATTTCCTGTCCGCCCTTAACCATTCCCAAGAAACTACGTCTGACTATTACCACGGACAGAATCTTTCCCGTGCGAGCGTTGACGATGAGGTCGCTGTCCCCGAGCAACCCAAGCCGCGACCCATCGTGTGTGTTAATGATTTCTTTACCGGCGAGCTCACTAAACCTCACAGGCATCACCTCATCACCATCTTATGAGCAGGATGAGGCGGCCAATACACAATCTCGTCAGCTACGCAGAACCTCTGCAAGATTGGGTAGTTCTGCCGTAGGACCTAAGGCGCACAGCGTGAGCTGGTCAAGCGCAAACACACGCTTAGCTAGTGACTGCACATCTTCTAACGTCACTGCCCCAATGCGCTCGAGAATTTCGCCGGTATCCTGAACTCGCCCGATCAGGAGAAGGCCTCGCCCCATGCGGCTCATGCGGTTAGCCGTGCTCTCTAGCCCCATTACTAATGCCCCTTTGACCTGCTGCCGCGCGCGGCTGATTTCTGCCTCGCTCACCGGAGTGTTCTTCATGGCCGTAAGCTCGCGCCCAATGGTCTTCAGGAGAGTGGTAGTGTTGCGGGCAGAAAGTCCGGCATAGACGGCAAAGTAGCCGGCCGATACAAAGGATGCGCTGTATGAGTAAATGCTGTAGGCCAGACCAAGCTCTTCTCGGATTCCCTGAAAGATGCGCGAGGACATGCCGGCACCGAAAATGTTGTTCATAATGTTCATAGTGTAGATGTCCTTGTCGCTCCACGCTACACCCGGAAACCCCAGACAAAGGTGAAGCTGCTCAATTGGGCGCTCAATAATACTGACGCGCTCAGAATAAGGCAGATTATCTATAGTGTCGCTGACACACACGCCTTGACTCTCGAGGTGAAAGTGTAACTTCACTAAGCGCGCGAGTTCGTCGTGGCTTACGTGCCCACAGGCTGCGACGACGATATTCTCTGGGCAGTAGTGTTTGGCGTAGAACTGGCGGCAGGTCTCTACGGTAATGTCTGAGATGCTCTCACGCGACCCAAGTATGGGCCGCCCCAAGGGGTGATACGGCCAAATGGTGCCCGCTAGTTTGTCATGAATCAGTTCATCCGGCGCGTCCTCGTACAGAGAAATCTCCTCTAGGACGATTTGCTTTTCGCGTTCGAGGTCCTCCTCGGAAAAGAGTGGCCTGCTAAGCATGTCCGATAGAACTTCTACGGCTAACGGCAAATGCTCATCCATTACCTTGGCAAAGAAGCAGGTGTATTCTTTCGCTGTGTAAGCGTTGAGTTCGCCACCGACATCGTCAAATGCTTCGACAATGTCGCGCGCGCTGCGCGACTCTGTCCCTTTGAAAAACATGTGCTCTAAAAAGTGTGACATACCCATCTCCTCGGGTGACTCGGCAAAGGTACCGCATCTCACCCAGAAACCGATGGTCACCGTCTGTACATGGGGTATGTGTTCGCTGGCTATTCTTAAGCCTGAGTCCAGTTTAGTTACTTGCATGCTTTGACCTCCGTTACTGAATTTGCCTATTCACGCAAATTCAAGGGAACCCTGCTCAGCGTGACACCGCGATAAAAGCGGCGAATGATGCCCTGGTAATCCACCCCGGCTTGCGCTAGACCGAACGCCCCCCACTGCGACATACCTACGCCATGCCCGAAACCTGAGCCGGCAATCTCTACAGACGCGGGCCTAGCCGGTAGAAGGTTGAAATATGCTCCGGCCAACCTACCTGTTTCCAGACGAAAGGAGGAAAGCCTTGGCGTCCCGCGGAAGGGAAGTCGGAAAGAATCTAGCACCAGTATATCAAACTTGGTACTCCGCATCTGTGCCCTGTCTAAGGCGCCCCTAAGGTCAGAAGCAGGAATGTCTACGGAGCCAAGCAGTGAAGTGACGCGTACTGAGCGAACATGCCCGGCATCGACGTGTTCCGCAATCGCTACGCCAAAGACATGAGCTACGTTGATTTGACGTGCTCGCAATCGCCGCTCAAAGTCCCCTATAGCCACACGGTGTGTCCACGTTAAGGGCGGCTCCTCAGGTATGGGAACGCCGCGCAGATATGGAGCTACCCCGCCCCAGACATGTTCGCTGTTGCGCGTATGCCCCCCGGCATGGGCGTGATACACAGCGTCGATCACAGCTCCGGCGTAAGTAATCACCATCCCGCTTGTTGCGGTTACAGCTTGCGTGCTGCGCGGGTGTTCGCTGCCCTTAGCATGATAGGCTTGGCAGTGCACCGTACTGCAAAGGTCGAACCCGTCATGACGATGGCGGTTCTGCTGCCTTACCGCATATGACCGAGCTGCTAAGGCTTGGGCTTTGAGTGCGTCAAGCGGCCACGCCGCAGGCATTTCGTTTGGGACTACGCCTAGCAAGTACTCCTCAAGCGGCAGGATGTTAATCGAGGTGAGCAGCCCCCGCCGATTAGGGTTAAAGACGATGACCCCTCTAAAGGACGCGCCGTCCACTCTAACCGGCTGCCTGTCTCCGCCAAAGCGCAGGGAGTGGTCGCTCAAGCGAAGCACCCTGCCCCCCGGCAACGTAAGCTCGAGCCGCGAAGGAGAGTCGGCGGCTTTCACCGGCACATAGACCGTCTCAGTTTCCCAGAGGATTTCCACATCATTCTCTAAGAGCGCTAGCGCATGTCTATTTCCGATGCTCACTATCTGCGTGGGATAATGATGAAGAGAAGCGCGCTGCAGGTAGATAGCCGTTGACTTTGCCGGCACGGTAGCGATGCTTACGCGCGGTGCGACTAGCCTTAAACTAATCGTCTCCTGCGCAGGCCAAGCAAGCGCATGCACACCTTGTCCGTCGCGCCAGGCAATGCGCTCGGCGCCGACACGCGCAGAGAGATGTCGTTCGTTCCACCCTATGCTAACCTGTGCATTCGCTTCTTCTGGCAGCATCAGGCATACAAGTAACCCTAGGAACAAAAAGAGAAACTTCACGGTCTGGCCTCCCATACGTCCTCTGACGGTACTGCAGACAGCAAAGTACTTACAGGTACTAAGGCGTACCCTTGACCAAGGATTGCCGGAATCAATTTCGCCAATGCACCTGGCGTCTGTTCAGTCGGGTGCATAAGCACAATGGCTCCGTTGTGGACTCTGCCAAGCACGCGCTTGACTATTCTCTCTACACCCGGGCGCATCCAGTCCGCAGTGTCTACACTCGAGAGCACGGTGATGTACCCGAGCTCGGCTGCTATTCGCACTATACGCTCGTTAAAGTCGTTATAAGGGGGGCTAAAGAATGGCACCGGAACATTCCCAACTGCTCTCTGAATGGCCGCCGTAGTACGGAGAATCTCCTGCCTTATCTCCTCATCCGAAAGCTTAGGCAGGTGTGGGTCCGAATATGCATGGTTGCCAAACTCGTGCCCGTGGCGCTCTATCTCTCGCACAAGTTCCGGGAACTTATCTGCCCAGCGGCCGACGATAAAGAAAGTCTTGGTTAGATTATACTGCGAAAACAGGTCGAGGACTTCCAGCAGTTCTTCGTTCCCCCACGCGACGTTCACGACAAAAGCAATCTGTCGCTTGGCTTCGTTGCCGTGAAAGATGGGCCTGTCGAGCGCCGGGGGCTCGGGCAACAACAAGCGCCAGGCGAAACTAACTGCTTGGTTAGGGTGCGCCGCTAAGCACAGTGCGAGGGTCGCAGCAACATCGACTTCTCTGCCTGCCAACCCAGGGACAACCCCTCCGGTACGCGGGTCTACCTTAGGCGAGAGAGGGGCGCGGTACACTTCGGTCGCTAAGACAAGCACTAGTTCGCTTAGGCGATCCTCCGTGTAGCCCCCAATATCCCGCCCGTCGAGCGTTACGCCGCGCGCCACGCGGAGCGTGTGTTGTTTGATAGGGCGCACCTCAAAGTAGACGGTGCCAATGAAGACACTAAGCAGCATCAGCAAAGCAACTCGTTTCATAGACCCGAGCCTCCTTGCTACGAGTCTATGCGGGTTCTTCGTCCCCTATTTGTCGGGCTGTCTGACCTCTTTAGTTTGTGTGGGCAACAAGTCCTTGCGCGAGGCCCCGATGCGACCCATGCGGTCAACTTCCGTGATCTTAACCTGTACCCTGTCGCCGACGTTGACAACGTCCTCAGTGCGCGCTACGCGCTCATGTGCCAGTTGAGAAATGTGTACCAGTGCTTCCTTGCCGGGCATCAGTTCGACAAACGCCCCATACTTCTCTACTCTCGTTACCTTGCCTGTGTAAATCTCCCCTACGGCCATTTCACGCACGAGGTCGGAGATTATCTCCTTCGCCCGCATCCCTTGTTCGGCGTCTACTGCCGCAATGAAGACCCTGCCGTCGTCCTCAATGTCAATCTTGACGTTGGTTTCTTGGATGATCTTGTTAATCATCTTGCCGCCGGGTCCGATGACATCCTTAATTTTGTCGACCGGAATAGTGAGCGTGAACATGCGCGGCGCGTAGGGGGAAAGCTCGGCGCGGGGGCTAGACAAGACAGAGAGCATTTTCTCCAGGATGAAGAGTCTTCCTTCCCTAGCCTGAGCTAACGCCTCGCCAAGAATCTTCTCGTCCAAGCCGCTAATCTTGATGTCCATCTGCAACGCGGTTATACCTGTAGCCGTCCCCGCAACTTTAAAGTCCATGTCGCCGAGGTGGTCTTCCATGCCCTGAATATCTGTCAGTACAACGTAGGCGCTTCCTTCTTTAACTAAGCCCATGGCCACCCCTGATACGGGGGCCTTAATCGGCACGCCTGCGTCCATCAGCGCGAGTGAGCTGCCGCAAACGCTAGCCATAGACGAAGAGCCATTCGACTCCAGTACCTCAGAGACCACACGCACCGTATAGGGGAACTCCTCTTCGGTCGGGATGACGGGTAACAAGGCCCGCTCCGCTAGCGCGCCATGTCCGATGTCGCGACGTGATGGACCCCGCTGTGGGCGCGTTTCTCCGACACTGAAAGATGGGAAATTGTAGTGGTGAAGGTAGCGCTTAGACTCGTCAATGCCTAGGTCGTCGATAATCTGCACGTCGCCCATGGCGCCTAATGTTACCGTGGAAAGAACTTGCGTCTGGCCTCGTGTAAAGAGCGCCGAGCCGTGCGTGCGCTTAAGTACCGGAGCCTCGCAGCTGACAGGCCGTATTTCCTTCAGACTGCGTCCATCCGGCCGGAAGTGCTCCTGTGTTATGGCCGTGCGGACGAGGTCCTTAAGTAGATTGTCTAGGATTTCTTTAATTACCTTCCCTTGTTCGGGATAGAGGGTCGAGAACTTAGCCAAAGAGTCCTGCATCACCTGACCTATGTTGGCTTCGCGCGCTAGTTTGTCGGCGTTTTGGATAGCGGCGCGCAGCTTGTCTGAAGTATAGGCGCGGACTTCTGCCGTAAGCTCTGTTGGCAGGGAAGAAAGCGCCACTTCTACCTTAGGACGTCCGACCTCTTGCCGCATGGAGTCTATGACCGCGACAATGCGCTTAATCTCCTTATGCCCGGTCATAATGGCTTGCAGCATTTGTGCTTCGCTTAGTTCGCCTGCCTCGGCCTCTACCATCATAATGGCGTCCCGCGTGCCGGCCACTACTAGATGCAACCTGCTTTTTTCGGCTTCGGCGAGAGTTGGGTTGATGACAAACTGATCATCAATGAGTCCTACAACTACCCCGGCTATGGGGTCGTGGAAGGGAATATTGGAAATGGATAGCGCAGCCGACGCTCCAACTAAAGCCGCGATTTCCGGCAAGTTGTTCTGGTCGACGCTTAGCACTGTCGCCACCACTTGCACGTCGTTCCGAAATCCGTCGGGGAACAAGGGGCGCAGTGGCCGGTCAATTAGGCGGGCGGCAAGTATGGCTTTCTCACCCGGGCGTCCTTCGCGCTTTAAGAAGCCGCCGGGTATCTTACCTACCGAATAAAGCCGTTCTTCGTAGTCGACTAGCAGAGGGAAAAAGTCGATGCCTTCGCGCGGCGCGCGAGACATAGTGGCAGTCACTAAGACGCTGGTGTCGCCATAACTCACGAGCACCGCGCCGTTAGCTTGTTTGGCAAGGCGACCTGTCTCAAGCGTCATTTCGCGTCCGGCGACAGGGAGCGAGTATTTCTTCATATGCAACCTCCTTCTCGTAGTATGGCCAATAAGTACAGTAAAAAGAAAAGCGGGTTCCCCGCTTTCCTATTTAGCGTATTCCAAGTTGCTCTTTGATGCTGCGGAATCTCTCGATATCTCTGTCCTGCACGTAGTTAAGGAGCTTCCTGCGTTGGCCGACCATCTTAAACAACCCACGGCGCGAGTGATGGTCCTTCTTGTGCACCCTGAGATGCTCAGTCAGCTCGTTGATGCGTCCCGTGAGAATAGCAATCTGCACCTCGGCGGAACCGGTGTCCTGCTCATGTGTGCGGAACTTGTCGATGATTGAGCGTTTCTTTTCCTGACTAATCATTGCTTCACCTCCTAATCGTAGTGGAACCTGCTCTGCAAGTTCACATTATCCATGTGCCAAGTGAGCCGTCGGAGTAGTCGGCAAACCTAGCCACAGGTACGGCTCATTCTAGCACTTTGCGCAAGAATAGGCAAGCGTGCGCGCGCGGGCAATATCCTGCTCGACTTGCTCACGCAGCTCATCCGGGCCCGCAAACGTTCGTTCGGGTCGCAGATAGTGCACGAGTTCAACTTCTAGTTCCTGCCCATAGAGGTCGGTGCGTTGACTTACCTCAAGGAAGTGCGCCTCCAAACCGAGGTTAGCGGGCGGGAATGTAGGACGAATACCTAGGTTGGCAACACCAAAACCTAGTTCGGCCGACCAAACCAGGTAAACTCCAAACGGAGGCAAGACCTGCTGCCGGGAAAGGGAGACGTTTGCGGTTGGGAAGCCAAGCTTCCTGCCACGGCCGTCACCCGCTGCGACCTCCCCTTGCAGAGAGAAGCGCCTGCCCAAGCAGTCTGCCGCTAAGTCTAATTCCCCCTGTTCGATTAGGCGACGCACCCGGGTGCTACTCACTACCTCTCCCGCCACAACGACGGGGGCAATCTCATGTACCGAAAACTGATGCTTCGCGCCAAGACGCTTAAGCAGCGCAATGTCGCCCACGGCTCGATGCCCGAAGGTGTAGTTAAATCCGGCGACGAAGTTCGGCGCGGTAAAAGTTAGTAGCAGTACTTCCAGAAGAAAACGTTCCGGAGAAAGGGAGGCAAAGTCCGGCGTAAAGGGGTGTTCGATTAAAATGTCTATCCCGCAGCCTTCGATAAGCTTACTGCGCTGGCTTTGTGTCGTAATTGCCCCGCTGCCATTACGCCCTGTCACCATACCGGGATGAGGGTAAAACGTAAACACGGCCGACAAACCCATAGCCTGCTTTGCGACAGCAGAGGCATGGCGCAATATGGCTTGGTGCCCGACATGTACGCCGTCAAAGCTGCCTAGGGCCACCGCCGAGATATGCATGTCACTAAGCCCCTCTAGGCTTGCAGTTTTTAACACTTAGGGTTCTCCTCTCTAGCCAAAACACGCGTCGGTATAATAAGGCCTAGTCGGCTGACTGCGAGCCCGAGACAGCGCGAGCCTGCAAACACGGCAAACTCCCCTGCCGGCAAGTCTGCCATGGCAATGCGTTGCCCACACAAAAATCTTGCCCCGGCAGCCTCATCAACTACTACTCTGGGAAAGGACTGCAAGAAGTTCTCAATCGCAGTAATATGCTGGGCCGGAGCGCACTTAAAGTCGCCTAGGGTGACGCTGTCCCTAAGTTCAAAGGGGCCGCTCTTGGTGCGCGTAAGTCTTCCCATACACGCGGCAACGCCTAGATTCGCGCCGATGTCTCGGCAGAGGGAGCGTATATATGTGCCCTTAGAGCAAGATACTCTGAGTTTCGCTATGCGCCTAGTTCCGTCCTCATACCACGCTAGCATATCTATGCGACGGATTTCGACCCGGCGGCGTTCGCGCGCAATCTCCAAACCTTGCCGAGCCAAATCGACCAGTTTGCGCCCCTCTACTTTTATCGCCGAGAACATGGGTGGCTCCTGCCAAATCTCCCCGACAAAACGCGGCAGCAGCGCTGTCAGATGGAACTCGGTTAGGTGACTAGCATCATCCGTCGCTACGACAGCACCAAAAATGTCCCACGTAGCGGTGGCCACGCCTAGTATGAGCTCTGCTTCATACTCTTTGACATCCCCTTCGACAAAGGAGATAAGCCGCGTAGCTTTCCCTACAGCTAGCGGCAGTACGCCCTCGGCATCAGGGTCAAGCGTGCCCATGTGACCGATTCTCCGTAGTCCAAGTATGCGCCGCACCTGAGCTACAGCGTCGTGTGAGGTCATGCCTGCCTCTTTATATAAATTAATGAAGCCATCAACCACAGGAGAGCACCTGTTTCACCGCTGCGAGTACGGCAGCGCGGACATCCGATATGGGCAAGTGCAGGGTGCATCCAGCCGCATTGGGGTGGCCCCCTCCGCCAAAGCTGACCGCGACGACCGAGACATCGCAGTTGCCACGCGAGCGCAGGCTGACCTTAGTTATGCCAGCCTGTACGGCGCGCAGGAGCACGGCGATTTGTGTCCCCGGCACGGCCCGCGCATAATCAATCATCCCTTCCATCTCTGTATCGTCTACGCCGCAGCGCGAGAAAACAGCAAAGGGAATTTCCATCACCGTTACCCTACCATCGCACTCCTGCGTCAGAGTGGAGAGAGCCTCGCGCAAAAGGCAGAGCTCGGAGAGCGTTTTGCGTTCTAGGCAGTACTCGACAATTAAGCGCAGGTCGGCACCGGCATCGAGTAGCTTAGCCGCGTCGCGCAGTACCGTAGGGGACGTATTGCCGTGGCGAAAGAAGCCCGAATCAGTGGCTAACGCGGTATAGAGGCAAGTAGCTGCCTCCGGCATGACAACCCAGCCCGCCCGCTCAGCCAAGGTAAGGACTTGTTGCCCGACAGCTGCGAAGCGCGGGTCTACCCACGCTGTGCCCAGCGTTCCTTGATTTGACTGGTGATGGTCGATGTTAATGAGCACAACGCCGCCGCGGGCCTCCTCATGGTCTTCCCTGCGTAGGAAGGACTCGTTAAAGCCGGTACGGCGCACATCCGTACAGTCCATGACCACGACTACGTCCCAATGAGTCGGGAAGTCTTTGGTTTCGGTAATCACTGCACCTACACCGGGCAGAAAGCCGTAGCGCGCCGGGACTTTCTCCACCGAGACGACGTGGGCGTTCACACCTTGCCCCCTGAGCAGGTGCCCTAAACCTAGGCAAGACCCTAATGAATCACCGTCAGCCGAGACGTGTCCCACCAAAAGGACTCCCCGCGACGCCGACAACTGAGCAATAATCGTGTCGAGCAGAGCACTATTTACCGCCACGTTCAATGTCCTTAAGCAGCTTGTTGATGTGGGCTCCATGCGCTAGCGAATCATCTAGGCGGAAGATTATCTCGGGGGTGAAGCGAAGCTCCACGCGCCTCCCTACTTCGGAGCGGATGTAACCACTCGCACTCTCGAGCGCTTT is a window of Selenomonadales bacterium DNA encoding:
- the truB gene encoding tRNA pseudouridine(55) synthase TruB, yielding MTSHDAVAQVRRILGLRRIGHMGTLDPDAEGVLPLAVGKATRLISFVEGDVKEYEAELILGVATATWDIFGAVVATDDASHLTEFHLTALLPRFVGEIWQEPPMFSAIKVEGRKLVDLARQGLEIARERRRVEIRRIDMLAWYEDGTRRIAKLRVSCSKGTYIRSLCRDIGANLGVAACMGRLTRTKSGPFELRDSVTLGDFKCAPAQHITAIENFLQSFPRVVVDEAAGARFLCGQRIAMADLPAGEFAVFAGSRCLGLAVSRLGLIIPTRVLAREENPKC
- a CDS encoding YlmC/YmxH family sporulation protein; translation: MRFSELAGKEIINTHDGSRLGLLGDSDLIVNARTGKILSVVIVRRSFLGMVKGGQEITLSWHSVKKVGQDMIIIDVGRRGL
- the rpsO gene encoding 30S ribosomal protein S15 translates to MISQEKKRSIIDKFRTHEQDTGSAEVQIAILTGRINELTEHLRVHKKDHHSRRGLFKMVGQRRKLLNYVQDRDIERFRSIKEQLGIR
- a CDS encoding polysaccharide deacetylase family protein; this encodes MKRVALLMLLSVFIGTVYFEVRPIKQHTLRVARGVTLDGRDIGGYTEDRLSELVLVLATEVYRAPLSPKVDPRTGGVVPGLAGREVDVAATLALCLAAHPNQAVSFAWRLLLPEPPALDRPIFHGNEAKRQIAFVVNVAWGNEELLEVLDLFSQYNLTKTFFIVGRWADKFPELVREIERHGHEFGNHAYSDPHLPKLSDEEIRQEILRTTAAIQRAVGNVPVPFFSPPYNDFNERIVRIAAELGYITVLSSVDTADWMRPGVERIVKRVLGRVHNGAIVLMHPTEQTPGALAKLIPAILGQGYALVPVSTLLSAVPSEDVWEARP
- a CDS encoding insulinase family protein, with product MQVTKLDSGLRIASEHIPHVQTVTIGFWVRCGTFAESPEEMGMSHFLEHMFFKGTESRSARDIVEAFDDVGGELNAYTAKEYTCFFAKVMDEHLPLAVEVLSDMLSRPLFSEEDLEREKQIVLEEISLYEDAPDELIHDKLAGTIWPYHPLGRPILGSRESISDITVETCRQFYAKHYCPENIVVAACGHVSHDELARLVKLHFHLESQGVCVSDTIDNLPYSERVSIIERPIEQLHLCLGFPGVAWSDKDIYTMNIMNNIFGAGMSSRIFQGIREELGLAYSIYSYSASFVSAGYFAVYAGLSARNTTTLLKTIGRELTAMKNTPVSEAEISRARQQVKGALVMGLESTANRMSRMGRGLLLIGRVQDTGEILERIGAVTLEDVQSLAKRVFALDQLTLCALGPTAELPNLAEVLRS
- the pnp gene encoding polyribonucleotide nucleotidyltransferase translates to MKKYSLPVAGREMTLETGRLAKQANGAVLVSYGDTSVLVTATMSRAPREGIDFFPLLVDYEERLYSVGKIPGGFLKREGRPGEKAILAARLIDRPLRPLFPDGFRNDVQVVATVLSVDQNNLPEIAALVGASAALSISNIPFHDPIAGVVVGLIDDQFVINPTLAEAEKSRLHLVVAGTRDAIMMVEAEAGELSEAQMLQAIMTGHKEIKRIVAVIDSMRQEVGRPKVEVALSSLPTELTAEVRAYTSDKLRAAIQNADKLAREANIGQVMQDSLAKFSTLYPEQGKVIKEILDNLLKDLVRTAITQEHFRPDGRSLKEIRPVSCEAPVLKRTHGSALFTRGQTQVLSTVTLGAMGDVQIIDDLGIDESKRYLHHYNFPSFSVGETRPQRGPSRRDIGHGALAERALLPVIPTEEEFPYTVRVVSEVLESNGSSSMASVCGSSLALMDAGVPIKAPVSGVAMGLVKEGSAYVVLTDIQGMEDHLGDMDFKVAGTATGITALQMDIKISGLDEKILGEALAQAREGRLFILEKMLSVLSSPRAELSPYAPRMFTLTIPVDKIKDVIGPGGKMINKIIQETNVKIDIEDDGRVFIAAVDAEQGMRAKEIISDLVREMAVGEIYTGKVTRVEKYGAFVELMPGKEALVHISQLAHERVARTEDVVNVGDRVQVKITEVDRMGRIGASRKDLLPTQTKEVRQPDK
- a CDS encoding bifunctional oligoribonuclease/PAP phosphatase NrnA, encoding MAVNSALLDTIIAQLSASRGVLLVGHVSADGDSLGSCLGLGHLLRGQGVNAHVVSVEKVPARYGFLPGVGAVITETKDFPTHWDVVVVMDCTDVRRTGFNESFLRREDHEEARGGVVLINIDHHQSNQGTLGTAWVDPRFAAVGQQVLTLAERAGWVVMPEAATCLYTALATDSGFFRHGNTSPTVLRDAAKLLDAGADLRLIVEYCLERKTLSELCLLREALSTLTQECDGRVTVMEIPFAVFSRCGVDDTEMEGMIDYARAVPGTQIAVLLRAVQAGITKVSLRSRGNCDVSVVAVSFGGGGHPNAAGCTLHLPISDVRAAVLAAVKQVLSCG
- the ribF gene encoding riboflavin biosynthesis protein RibF → MLKTASLEGLSDMHISAVALGSFDGVHVGHQAILRHASAVAKQAMGLSAVFTFYPHPGMVTGRNGSGAITTQSQRSKLIEGCGIDILIEHPFTPDFASLSPERFLLEVLLLTFTAPNFVAGFNYTFGHRAVGDIALLKRLGAKHQFSVHEIAPVVVAGEVVSSTRVRRLIEQGELDLAADCLGRRFSLQGEVAAGDGRGRKLGFPTANVSLSRQQVLPPFGVYLVWSAELGFGVANLGIRPTFPPANLGLEAHFLEVSQRTDLYGQELEVELVHYLRPERTFAGPDELREQVEQDIARARTLAYSCAKC
- a CDS encoding SpoIID/LytB domain-containing protein, whose amino-acid sequence is MKFLFLFLGLLVCLMLPEEANAQVSIGWNERHLSARVGAERIAWRDGQGVHALAWPAQETISLRLVAPRVSIATVPAKSTAIYLQRASLHHYPTQIVSIGNRHALALLENDVEILWETETVYVPVKAADSPSRLELTLPGGRVLRLSDHSLRFGGDRQPVRVDGASFRGVIVFNPNRRGLLTSINILPLEEYLLGVVPNEMPAAWPLDALKAQALAARSYAVRQQNRHRHDGFDLCSTVHCQAYHAKGSEHPRSTQAVTATSGMVITYAGAVIDAVYHAHAGGHTRNSEHVWGGVAPYLRGVPIPEEPPLTWTHRVAIGDFERRLRARQINVAHVFGVAIAEHVDAGHVRSVRVTSLLGSVDIPASDLRGALDRAQMRSTKFDILVLDSFRLPFRGTPRLSSFRLETGRLAGAYFNLLPARPASVEIAGSGFGHGVGMSQWGAFGLAQAGVDYQGIIRRFYRGVTLSRVPLNLRE
- the dpsA gene encoding dipicolinate synthase subunit DpsA, with the translated sequence MSAVLAGLAITIVGGDRRTEYYLPSLLQAGAKILAVGLTRLPCYLDVVPVDLLAGIRACHALLLPMAGMDAKGRVQSYYDDAPLVLDHTLSSRGLLVLTGVARPQLRELGAVNGWRICEIGADDELAYLNSVPTAEGAVRLAQDRAVKTVHGSRALVVGYGRCGITLAALLKGMGAHVTVAARQTGALAQAFAAGHSPQHIGDMSRGLGSYDFLFNTVPALVFTEDVLVCMRRDSVLIDIASGAGGVDYQAAKKLGRTAILAPSLPGKFTPETAGHILGRVLPRIIIENLPEER